The Chryseolinea soli nucleotide sequence AATTCTTCTGACAGGCTTCCTTGGTGTTGCCGCCAAAGAAGTTTGTGCCTGGGCATGTTTTTGTGGTGCCGGTGCCCTCGACAACCTGTTTGCCGGTGTTCAAATCATACCAATGATGGTAGACAACAGACTTGGTGCTGATCCCTAATTTGAATTTAGCACACAGCAGCGCGTTGATGGTCACAATGGTGTGCTTGTGCTCTTCCGTCATCGTGTCTTTTCCCAGATCAAAATTGCCCAGGTGTTCCATGCAGATCCCGTTCGCATTGGCACCTTTGATGCCGGCGGGAAGCGTTTCGAAATTTCTGCAGATCGCCAGCATGCCATCGGGAAAGGTGGTGATGTTTTGTGCGATCTCGCTAAAGCCCCGTTCC carries:
- a CDS encoding N-acetylmuramoyl-L-alanine amidase, producing MTQQGKFILFTLDEFASWLDNLILHRKISLIQNHHTFLPDYKAFNKRKTDKYFTWLVSMEAAHQERGFSEIAQNITTFPDGMLAICRNFETLPAGIKGANANGICMEHLGNFDLGKDTMTEEHKHTIVTINALLCAKFKLGISTKSVVYHHWYDLNTGKQVVEGTGTTKTCPGTNFFGGNTKEACQKNFLPLVEQVVVVA